The Streptomyces pactum genome contains a region encoding:
- a CDS encoding class I SAM-dependent methyltransferase — protein MLKHQDETRAAYDGVVELYASMFANRLETQPFARNMIGTFAELVRGTGNLRAADVGCGPGHLTAMLHDLGLDAFGLDLSPAMVAHARRAHPALRFDEARMEALPVEDGALGGVLAHYSMIHTPPGELPALLAEQVRVLAPGGLLLVSFFGTEGPEPVRFDHKVAPAYSWPAEQFAELLAGAGLVTVARLLHDPASERGFLDTHLLARRP, from the coding sequence GTGTTAAAACACCAGGACGAGACCAGGGCGGCCTACGACGGGGTCGTCGAGCTGTACGCGTCGATGTTCGCTAATCGGCTGGAGACGCAGCCCTTCGCGCGGAACATGATCGGCACCTTCGCCGAGCTCGTGCGTGGCACGGGGAACCTGCGGGCAGCCGACGTCGGGTGCGGACCCGGTCATCTGACGGCCATGCTGCACGACTTAGGGCTGGACGCCTTCGGACTCGACCTCTCCCCAGCCATGGTCGCCCACGCTCGGCGGGCCCATCCAGCGCTGCGGTTCGACGAAGCGCGGATGGAGGCCCTGCCGGTCGAGGACGGCGCGCTCGGCGGAGTGCTGGCCCACTACTCGATGATCCATACCCCACCTGGGGAATTGCCCGCGCTACTCGCCGAGCAGGTGCGTGTCCTGGCACCAGGGGGCCTGCTCCTGGTGTCCTTCTTCGGGACTGAGGGACCGGAGCCGGTCCGCTTCGACCACAAGGTGGCACCCGCCTATAGCTGGCCGGCGGAGCAGTTTGCCGAGTTGCTGGCCGGGGCCGGACTCGTCACGGTTGCTCGGTTGCTCCACGACCCAGCGTCCGAGCGGGGCTTCCTCGACACCCATTTGCTGGCCCGGCGCCCGTAG
- a CDS encoding tyrosine-type recombinase/integrase, with product MLERDPERELASFVLPEAGQLAETRDQWKPFVLLDADSVEIEPVAAFFAELLACDRSAATIRSYGMDLLRWWRFLWGWGVAWDRADRSDARDFARWMKIANKPAPLHWRHRRDIKTETAPKPVPEQLPPGAPNPITGKSSPGLRYAPTTRAHCETVLRAFYDFHLAEGTGPILNPFPLDRSRRHGRAHAHHNPDERFRHERQVRYRPAIPKRAPRRIPDTMFNALFAALKHDRDRALLAFWVSNGARAEELLTSRQRDALPGQQILGVVRKGSRAYQQLPCSADAFVWLRLYQESAWRAGVPRGQNEGLWWTLRRPWRPLNYPAARAMFNRANSLVGSNWTLHDLRHTAAYRLARDPKMPLTDVQWVLGHAHLSTTQLYLPADRDEVIEHVRAHHARRAKSAERTPAPPAAGYNPESLNNLFGTAW from the coding sequence ATGCTTGAACGTGATCCCGAGAGGGAGTTAGCGAGCTTCGTGCTGCCCGAGGCCGGACAACTGGCGGAGACGAGAGATCAATGGAAGCCCTTTGTCCTCCTGGACGCGGACAGCGTCGAGATCGAACCCGTGGCCGCCTTCTTCGCGGAGCTGCTGGCTTGTGACAGGTCAGCAGCCACGATCCGGTCGTACGGAATGGATCTGCTGCGCTGGTGGCGCTTCCTGTGGGGCTGGGGTGTCGCTTGGGACCGTGCAGACCGGTCGGACGCTCGGGACTTCGCCCGCTGGATGAAGATCGCGAACAAGCCCGCACCGCTGCACTGGCGCCACCGACGGGACATCAAGACAGAGACAGCACCAAAGCCAGTACCGGAGCAGTTGCCTCCCGGAGCCCCCAATCCGATCACGGGAAAGTCGTCACCAGGGCTGAGATACGCGCCGACAACGCGAGCGCACTGCGAGACCGTCCTGCGGGCCTTCTACGACTTCCACCTCGCCGAAGGAACCGGGCCGATCCTGAACCCGTTTCCACTGGATCGCTCCCGACGCCATGGCCGGGCACATGCTCACCACAACCCTGACGAGCGGTTTCGCCACGAACGGCAGGTCCGCTACCGGCCGGCCATCCCCAAGAGAGCCCCTCGGCGGATCCCCGACACGATGTTCAACGCACTGTTCGCCGCGCTGAAGCACGACCGTGATCGAGCTCTGCTGGCGTTCTGGGTTTCCAACGGTGCTCGCGCTGAGGAACTGCTCACCAGCCGGCAACGCGACGCGCTGCCCGGCCAACAGATCCTGGGGGTGGTCCGCAAGGGGAGCCGGGCCTATCAACAACTCCCCTGCTCAGCGGACGCTTTCGTCTGGCTACGGCTCTATCAGGAGAGCGCCTGGCGGGCTGGGGTGCCCCGCGGGCAGAACGAGGGGTTGTGGTGGACGTTGCGCCGCCCGTGGCGTCCCCTGAACTATCCGGCGGCCCGTGCGATGTTCAACCGGGCCAACAGTTTGGTCGGTTCGAACTGGACTCTCCACGATCTTCGACACACCGCCGCCTATCGGCTGGCGAGGGATCCGAAGATGCCGCTGACCGACGTGCAGTGGGTGCTCGGTCATGCACACCTGTCGACAACACAGCTCTATCTTCCGGCCGACCGGGACGAGGTGATCGAACATGTTCGGGCACACCATGCCCGACGGGCCAAGTCCGCCGAGCGGACTCCCGCGCCTCCGGCCGCCGGCTACAACCCTGAATCCCTCAACAACCTCTTCGGGACTGCCTGGTGA
- a CDS encoding DoxX family protein: MSRSERSPLLLAGLLAAAGVAHFARPRTFDAIVPRGLPGTPRAWTYASGVAELALAAGIALPRTRKAAALTTAAFFVGVFPANVKMAVDWRHRPTPQKAAAYGRLPVQVPLVLWARGVAKGSEGRS, from the coding sequence GTGTCCCGGTCCGAACGCTCACCCCTGCTGCTCGCCGGCCTGCTGGCCGCCGCGGGCGTCGCCCACTTCGCCCGCCCTCGCACCTTCGACGCGATCGTGCCGCGTGGTCTGCCGGGCACGCCCCGGGCATGGACGTACGCCAGCGGCGTCGCCGAACTGGCGCTCGCCGCGGGCATCGCGCTGCCGCGCACCCGCAAGGCCGCCGCGCTGACCACGGCCGCCTTCTTCGTCGGCGTGTTCCCCGCGAACGTCAAGATGGCCGTGGACTGGCGGCACCGCCCCACACCGCAGAAGGCCGCCGCCTACGGCCGGCTGCCGGTACAGGTGCCGCTCGTGCTGTGGGCCCGCGGCGTCGCCAAGGGCAGCGAGGGCCGGTCGTGA
- a CDS encoding peroxiredoxin: MSRIPAVGDTVDDFTLPDETGTPRRLSGLLADGPVVLFFYPAALTPGCTAQACHFRDLAAEFAAVGARPVGVSGDPVERQREFTGRHTLGMPLLSDADGAVRELLGVKRGFGLAPTKRVTFVVGQDRTLLEVVRSELRMNTHADRALSALRAHQG; the protein is encoded by the coding sequence GTGAGCCGGATCCCGGCCGTGGGTGACACGGTCGACGACTTCACACTCCCGGACGAGACCGGCACCCCGCGCCGCCTGTCCGGTCTGCTCGCCGACGGCCCGGTCGTGCTCTTCTTCTACCCCGCCGCGCTGACCCCCGGCTGCACCGCCCAGGCGTGCCACTTCCGAGACCTCGCCGCCGAGTTCGCCGCGGTGGGCGCCCGCCCCGTCGGCGTCAGCGGGGACCCCGTCGAACGGCAGCGGGAGTTCACCGGGCGCCACACCCTCGGCATGCCGCTGCTGTCGGACGCCGACGGCGCGGTCCGCGAGCTGCTCGGGGTGAAGCGGGGGTTCGGCCTGGCCCCGACCAAGCGGGTCACCTTCGTCGTCGGGCAGGACCGCACCCTGCTCGAGGTCGTCCGCAGCGAGCTGAGAATGAACACGCACGCCGACCGCGCCCTGTCCGCCCTGCGCGCACACCAGGGGTAG
- a CDS encoding SpoIIE family protein phosphatase, with protein MEHPSAVATLDPHGTVTGWSEGARRLTGYPAGEAVGRAARELLAEDVEADALTALSGTVRMRHRDGTPVALRLRACALTGPDGGPAGYAVTAEPPGPERSSLAELAFEQAAMSMSVFDTRQRYLRVNDVACQVMGVPEEALIGRCFSDSVEDAEHSQGFLRHLRQVAETGRPERYESFTGAPALNRDHAWTTEMWPVRDASGALLGTGLAAFDSTEQYWARERLALLNKAAAAIGTTLDLVRTAEELVEVVVPRFADFASVDLLEWVLGAEESPEPFNEEVALRRVAHGSVTEGTPEAAVRLGQVDVHPALSPPARAMREGRVLVSQAGEPSFVRWVAERDRRGPAGRPYRTGAHSMMAVPLRARGVTLGVAVAVRMEKPDAYGTEDVVFAEELASRAAVCIDNARRFARERSTALTLQHSLLPKDMPGQAAVEVAHRYLPSVSAAGIGGDWFDVIPLAGSRVALVVGDVVGHGIPSTATMGRLCTAVRTLADVDLPPDELLTHLDDLVIHLVAGDSGDEVAELGATCLYAVYDPVSRSLALAAAGHPAPAVVLPDGTTRLVDMTAGPPLGVGGLPFEATELELPEGSVVALYTDGLVEDRDRDVDHALAELCRALTAPAHSLDALCDTVLKAVMPEEPGDDVALLLARTRALGTDQIRTWDVHPDPAHVAAIRRSVTEQLTAWGLDETAFVTELVVSELVTNAIRYGEPPIQLRLIRDSALICEVSDGSPTSPHLRRAHAYDEGGRGLLLVAQLTQRWGSRQTGTGKTIWAEQPLPADLWPP; from the coding sequence ATGGAGCATCCCTCCGCGGTGGCGACCCTGGACCCCCACGGCACGGTGACGGGGTGGAGCGAGGGCGCCCGGCGGCTGACCGGTTATCCGGCCGGGGAAGCCGTCGGACGGGCCGCCCGGGAGCTGCTGGCCGAGGATGTGGAGGCCGACGCCCTGACCGCCCTGTCCGGCACCGTGCGGATGCGGCACCGGGACGGAACCCCCGTCGCCCTCCGCCTGCGGGCCTGCGCCCTGACGGGCCCCGACGGCGGGCCGGCCGGATACGCCGTCACCGCCGAACCGCCCGGCCCCGAGCGGAGCTCGCTGGCGGAACTGGCCTTCGAGCAGGCGGCCATGTCGATGTCCGTCTTCGACACCCGCCAGCGCTACCTGAGGGTCAACGACGTGGCCTGTCAGGTGATGGGCGTGCCGGAAGAGGCGTTGATCGGCCGCTGTTTCTCGGACTCCGTCGAGGACGCCGAGCACAGCCAGGGCTTCCTGCGCCATCTGCGCCAGGTCGCCGAGACGGGCAGACCCGAGCGCTACGAGAGCTTCACGGGAGCACCGGCCCTCAACCGCGACCACGCCTGGACCACTGAGATGTGGCCCGTGCGGGACGCCTCCGGCGCGTTGCTGGGGACCGGCCTGGCGGCTTTCGACAGCACCGAGCAGTACTGGGCGCGGGAGCGGCTGGCCCTGCTGAACAAGGCGGCGGCCGCCATCGGCACCACGCTGGACCTGGTGCGGACCGCAGAGGAGCTGGTCGAGGTGGTGGTGCCGCGGTTCGCCGACTTCGCCAGTGTCGACCTGCTCGAATGGGTCCTGGGCGCGGAGGAGTCGCCGGAGCCCTTCAACGAGGAGGTCGCGCTGCGCCGGGTCGCCCACGGCTCCGTCACCGAGGGCACTCCGGAGGCGGCCGTGCGTCTGGGGCAGGTGGACGTCCACCCCGCCCTGTCGCCGCCCGCGCGCGCGATGCGGGAAGGCCGGGTCCTGGTCAGCCAGGCGGGCGAGCCGTCGTTCGTGCGCTGGGTCGCCGAGCGCGACCGGCGCGGTCCGGCGGGACGCCCCTACCGCACGGGAGCCCACTCGATGATGGCGGTACCCCTGCGGGCCCGTGGTGTCACCCTGGGCGTCGCGGTGGCCGTGCGCATGGAGAAGCCGGACGCCTACGGCACCGAGGACGTCGTGTTCGCCGAGGAGCTCGCCAGCAGGGCCGCGGTCTGCATCGACAACGCCCGCCGCTTCGCCCGCGAGCGTTCCACCGCCCTGACCCTCCAGCACAGTCTGCTGCCCAAGGACATGCCCGGACAGGCGGCGGTCGAGGTGGCCCACCGATATCTGCCCTCCGTGTCGGCGGCCGGCATCGGCGGCGACTGGTTCGACGTGATACCGCTGGCCGGCAGCCGTGTCGCGCTCGTCGTCGGCGACGTCGTCGGACACGGCATCCCGTCCACGGCGACCATGGGCCGCCTGTGCACCGCCGTCCGCACCCTCGCCGACGTCGACCTGCCCCCCGACGAACTCCTCACCCACCTCGACGACCTCGTCATCCACCTCGTGGCCGGCGACTCGGGCGACGAGGTCGCGGAGCTGGGTGCCACCTGCCTCTACGCCGTGTACGACCCCGTCTCCCGCTCCCTCGCCCTGGCCGCGGCCGGGCACCCCGCGCCGGCCGTGGTGCTGCCCGACGGCACCACGCGGCTCGTCGACATGACCGCCGGGCCGCCGCTGGGGGTCGGCGGACTGCCGTTCGAGGCGACCGAGCTGGAACTGCCCGAGGGGTCCGTCGTCGCCCTGTACACCGACGGCCTCGTCGAGGACCGCGACCGCGACGTCGACCACGCCCTCGCGGAACTGTGCCGCGCGCTGACGGCGCCCGCCCACTCCCTCGACGCCCTGTGCGACACCGTGCTCAAGGCAGTCATGCCGGAAGAGCCCGGTGACGACGTGGCGCTGCTGCTGGCCCGCACCCGCGCGCTGGGTACGGACCAGATCCGCACCTGGGACGTCCACCCGGACCCCGCGCACGTGGCCGCCATCCGGCGGTCGGTCACCGAGCAACTGACGGCATGGGGACTGGACGAGACGGCGTTCGTCACCGAACTGGTCGTCAGCGAGCTCGTCACCAACGCGATCCGGTACGGCGAGCCGCCCATCCAGTTGCGTCTCATCCGCGACAGCGCCCTCATCTGCGAGGTCTCCGACGGCAGCCCCACCTCACCGCATCTGCGCCGGGCCCACGCCTACGACGAGGGCGGCCGGGGCCTGCTGCTGGTCGCCCAGCTCACCCAGCGCTGGGGCAGCCGGCAGACGGGCACCGGCAAGACCATCTGGGCCGAGCAGCCCCTGCCGGCGGACCTCTGGCCGCCCTGA
- a CDS encoding DUF4241 domain-containing protein — MIFDSLDVSYGELWGPHRGMTHPDPMSRAVAARRHAAGMDYAVLLSARERPLALVEYWPRRMWRMYLFDDRSWRMQMIDLKPHGTGSLLAHRNTRWQFSNEQEHSSGKWEVQETTTVSADGQVEVRSEFAGPRGASTEPLHARTSGPSSVPVRRFSAPVESFLCPVPEFGDWQVFAPFLAQQGHEPATTVALRDVSVDEGSGPLRATGIELLFSPGGCETSDGPAVVEPVDAGLLRITSGQLAVSDPGWIGETPRTVAVPPGEFPVTLSLLRTARGAGVAAARVTFLDIPPREWEMALRPDEDLGLLGEGQFYGVGVDTGTAAFMDATRTVIEDHLDEDLFIPLDSHFSVELPGTEPEPNLIAFRAGQGDGAYPVWIGRTDDGQVGCVVVDFQLHSAAKGE, encoded by the coding sequence GTGATCTTCGACAGTCTTGATGTGTCGTACGGCGAATTGTGGGGTCCCCATCGGGGAATGACCCATCCGGACCCGATGTCGCGCGCGGTCGCGGCACGCAGGCATGCTGCCGGGATGGACTACGCGGTTCTGCTGTCCGCGCGGGAGCGACCGCTGGCACTGGTCGAATACTGGCCGCGCCGGATGTGGCGTATGTATCTGTTCGACGACAGGTCCTGGCGCATGCAGATGATCGACCTCAAGCCGCACGGCACCGGGTCGTTGTTGGCTCACCGGAACACCCGATGGCAGTTCTCCAACGAGCAGGAGCACTCGTCCGGGAAGTGGGAGGTTCAGGAGACCACGACCGTCTCGGCCGACGGGCAGGTCGAGGTGAGGTCCGAGTTCGCCGGGCCGCGGGGAGCGTCGACGGAGCCACTGCACGCTCGAACATCCGGCCCGTCGAGCGTCCCCGTGCGGCGGTTTTCGGCGCCCGTCGAAAGCTTCCTCTGCCCCGTACCGGAATTCGGCGACTGGCAGGTGTTCGCGCCGTTCCTCGCCCAGCAGGGCCACGAGCCCGCCACGACCGTAGCCCTGAGAGACGTGTCGGTGGACGAAGGGTCGGGACCGCTGCGCGCCACCGGAATCGAGCTACTGTTCAGCCCGGGCGGGTGTGAAACTTCCGACGGGCCGGCCGTCGTCGAGCCCGTTGACGCCGGCCTGCTGCGGATCACGTCAGGGCAGTTGGCGGTCTCGGACCCCGGCTGGATCGGAGAGACCCCGCGGACCGTCGCTGTGCCACCGGGCGAGTTCCCGGTCACGCTGTCGCTTTTGCGCACGGCACGCGGGGCCGGTGTCGCCGCGGCCAGGGTGACGTTCCTGGACATCCCGCCCCGCGAGTGGGAAATGGCCCTCCGGCCCGACGAGGACCTCGGGCTGCTCGGCGAGGGCCAGTTCTACGGGGTTGGCGTGGATACCGGCACAGCGGCTTTCATGGACGCGACTCGGACGGTGATCGAAGACCATCTGGACGAGGACCTGTTCATACCCCTCGACAGCCATTTCAGCGTCGAACTGCCCGGCACGGAGCCCGAGCCGAACCTCATCGCCTTCCGTGCCGGCCAGGGCGACGGGGCCTACCCCGTCTGGATCGGCCGCACCGATGACGGACAGGTTGGTTGCGTCGTCGTCGACTTCCAGCTCCATTCCGCCGCCAAGGGAGAGTAA